A region from the Sandaracinus amylolyticus genome encodes:
- a CDS encoding FecR domain-containing protein, with protein sequence MRFFALAALLITACGGGEDERPPRSASAPQAAVERHAGEPVEVIGTPPDQPPARLARATGDVLRSRGPIEAGAPLEAGDGLVVRGEGRADVDLGDGGRVSLGPDTELRIGDGGPAQVVLLEGSLHAAVPAGPAGPRPPLRIATAHASIDLGGSGELFVRAHRTGTWVASLAGLGTVATGEVDGRRRLRVIELPPGRAIFVGARLAEPTDGPTRLDDARSAAVTIFEGAAEPEAARLTRELDDAASRLDESLLWLEAETRRGLDLTTQHREAVRAGRADEGMRLQRELVTHSQQLYALRQVATARWERLHASALATAHVPGTTPSTHAETRRDRVASLLGL encoded by the coding sequence GTGAGATTCTTCGCGCTCGCCGCGCTGCTGATCACGGCGTGCGGTGGGGGCGAGGACGAGCGTCCGCCGCGCAGCGCGAGCGCCCCGCAGGCCGCGGTGGAGCGGCACGCGGGCGAGCCGGTCGAGGTGATCGGGACGCCGCCCGATCAGCCTCCGGCGCGGCTGGCGCGCGCGACCGGCGACGTGCTGCGGTCGCGCGGTCCGATCGAGGCGGGCGCGCCGCTCGAGGCGGGCGACGGCCTGGTGGTGCGCGGGGAAGGGCGCGCCGACGTCGACCTCGGCGACGGCGGGCGGGTGTCGCTCGGTCCCGACACCGAGCTCCGCATCGGCGACGGCGGGCCCGCGCAGGTCGTGCTGCTCGAGGGCTCGCTGCACGCGGCGGTGCCCGCGGGCCCCGCGGGGCCGCGACCGCCGCTGCGCATCGCGACGGCGCACGCGTCGATCGATCTCGGGGGCAGCGGCGAGCTGTTCGTGCGGGCGCATCGGACCGGGACGTGGGTGGCGTCGCTCGCGGGGCTCGGGACGGTCGCGACCGGCGAGGTGGACGGGCGTCGGCGGCTGCGGGTGATCGAGCTGCCGCCGGGGCGGGCGATCTTCGTGGGCGCGCGGCTCGCGGAGCCGACCGACGGCCCGACGCGGCTCGACGACGCGCGCAGCGCGGCGGTGACGATCTTCGAGGGCGCGGCCGAGCCCGAGGCGGCGCGGCTGACGCGCGAGCTCGACGACGCGGCGTCGCGCCTCGACGAGTCGCTGCTGTGGCTGGAGGCGGAGACGCGGCGCGGGCTGGACCTGACGACGCAGCACCGCGAAGCGGTGCGCGCGGGGCGCGCCGACGAGGGCATGCGGCTCCAGCGGGAGCTGGTGACCCACTCGCAGCAGCTCTACGCGCTGCGCCAGGTCGCGACGGCGCGCTGGGAGCGGCTGCACGCGAGCGCGCTGGCGACCGCGCACGTCCCGGGCACGACGCCGAGCACCCACGCCGAGACGCGCCGAGACCGGGTGGCGAGCCTGCTCGGGCTGTGA
- a CDS encoding Stp1/IreP family PP2C-type Ser/Thr phosphatase yields MNDAVAPPQLSFWPTTDVGRVRDHNEDAFLVDKKLQLFVVADGMGGHAAGEVASNLASRTVRDVIAGQREALVEFEQGHGGTTRTDLLRLMESAVQQACSAVYQEGVKDETKRGMGTTLDALLLVGNRGFIAHVGDSRVYLYRQGSVHQLTEDHSLINELLKRGRLSREQIEKLQYKNAVTRAVGVYESVEVDTIDFDVLKGDRFLICSDGLHGYFEEAELAKLFAETPEDQLSQRLVELSNERGGKDNITAIVVKVPDAEAGVDRLAREVNLKMEVLHRMPLFRFLTYQELVRVLNITHVRTFEPGAEIVGQGSDGDELFIVLTGNVQVEASGAPIASLGPGQHFGEMALIDKAPRSADVRAIEASSLLTIRRRDFFDIIRKDHAIAVKLLWSFLGVITERLRNTSRELGEAREGKRAPDLADSILRAFEHPEDS; encoded by the coding sequence ATGAACGACGCCGTCGCGCCGCCTCAGCTCTCGTTCTGGCCGACCACCGACGTCGGCCGGGTGCGGGATCACAACGAGGACGCGTTCCTCGTGGACAAGAAGCTCCAGCTCTTCGTCGTCGCCGACGGCATGGGCGGGCACGCGGCGGGCGAGGTCGCGTCGAACCTCGCGTCGCGCACCGTGCGCGACGTGATCGCGGGGCAGCGCGAGGCGCTGGTCGAGTTCGAGCAGGGCCACGGCGGGACCACCCGCACCGACCTGCTGCGCCTCATGGAGTCCGCCGTCCAGCAGGCCTGCTCCGCCGTCTACCAGGAGGGCGTGAAGGACGAGACCAAGCGCGGCATGGGCACCACGCTCGACGCGCTGCTCCTCGTCGGCAACCGCGGGTTCATCGCCCACGTCGGCGACTCGCGCGTGTACCTCTACCGCCAGGGCTCGGTGCACCAGCTCACCGAGGACCACTCGCTGATCAACGAGCTGCTCAAGCGCGGGCGGCTCTCGCGCGAGCAGATCGAGAAGCTCCAGTACAAGAACGCCGTCACGCGCGCGGTCGGCGTCTACGAGTCGGTCGAGGTCGACACGATCGACTTCGACGTGCTGAAGGGCGACCGCTTCCTCATCTGCAGCGACGGCCTGCACGGGTACTTCGAGGAGGCGGAGCTCGCGAAGCTCTTCGCCGAGACCCCCGAGGACCAGCTCTCGCAGCGCCTCGTCGAGCTCAGCAACGAGCGCGGCGGCAAGGACAACATCACCGCGATCGTGGTGAAGGTCCCGGACGCCGAGGCAGGCGTCGATCGCCTCGCGCGCGAGGTGAACCTCAAGATGGAGGTTCTCCACCGCATGCCGCTCTTCCGGTTCCTGACCTACCAGGAGCTGGTGCGCGTCCTGAACATCACGCACGTGCGCACGTTCGAGCCGGGCGCGGAGATCGTGGGGCAGGGCAGCGACGGCGACGAGCTCTTCATCGTGCTCACCGGCAACGTGCAGGTCGAAGCGAGCGGCGCGCCGATCGCGTCGCTCGGGCCGGGGCAGCACTTCGGCGAGATGGCGCTGATCGACAAGGCGCCGCGCAGCGCCGACGTGCGCGCGATCGAGGCGAGCTCGCTGCTGACCATCCGCCGCCGCGACTTCTTCGACATCATCCGCAAGGACCACGCGATCGCGGTGAAGCTGCTGTGGAGCTTCCTCGGCGTGATCACCGAGCGCTTGCGCAACACGTCGCGCGAGCTCGGCGAGGCGCGCGAGGGCAAGCGCGCGCCGGACCTCGCGGACTCGATCCTGCGCGCGTTCGAGCACCCCGAGGACTCGTGA